A window of the Bufo gargarizans isolate SCDJY-AF-19 chromosome 1, ASM1485885v1, whole genome shotgun sequence genome harbors these coding sequences:
- the LOC122930727 gene encoding uncharacterized protein LOC122930727, translated as MNQRQRSGDGSLAKKPYLYTANLQFLRPIMETRPTVDNLSQDPVEVEAASGPSSSDNPSAPPSVEETPPLATVTEDAPENIAVPQQINTQRHASGRRRGPPPPDSALDTRTIVESRVMEYLNQNRGESPDETMVKSLVPLLKKVPEERKARCLSAVALLMDLKNQLQRFTIWSVIVMRCSTGGHLGKVIPIIHHHLGLFKEKPLPRGVTNLTMDTPGLQRELVPTVQIPALLQGNFLIFNFFNFKEKKSLLNK; from the exons ATGAACCAGCGACAAAGAAGTGGCGACGGTTCGTtggccaaaaagccatatttgtatACGGCCAATTTACAGTTCTTGCGCCCAATCATGGAAACTCGACC AACTGTTGATAACCTCAGTCAAGACCCGGTTGAAGTGGAAGCAGCTTCTGGACCATCTTCCAGTGATAATCCATCTGCCCCTCCATCCGTGGAAGAAACTCCACCTTTGGCAACGGTCACAGAGGATGCCCCAGAAAATATTGCTGTGCCACAGCAGATAAACACCCAGCGTCATGCCTCGGGTAGGCGtaggggtccccctccccccgatTCTGCTTTAGATACTCGAACCATTGTTGAATCAAGGGTTATGGAGTATCTAAACCAGAATCGTGGTGAGAGTCCGGACGAAACCATGGTGAAAAGTTTGGTGCCCCTACTTAAAAAAGTACCCGAGGAACGAAAAGCTCGGTGTCTATCTGCTGTGGCACTTCTAATGGACCTCAAGAACCAATTGCAACGGTTCACAATTTGGAGCGTGATCGTGATGAGATGCTCAACTGGAGGCCATTTGGGCAAAGTTATTCCCATTATCCACCACCATCTAGGTCTTTTCAAGGAGAAACCTCTACCCAGGGGAGTTACCAATCTCACCATGGACACCCCAGGTCTTCAGAGGGAACTCGTCCCCACAGTTCAAATCCCGGCCCTTTTACAAGGGAACTTTTTGATctttaattttttcaattttaaagaaaaaaaatctttgttgaataaatga